ATATCGCAGCTCAGGAATATCGTGCGTTAGGAATTTCAACAGCTTTATCGCCTCAAATCGATTTAGGAACAGAACCTCGTTGGTACAGAATTGCTTATGTTTTCTCTGAAAGTCCGGAATTGACGGCTGATTTAGGAAGAGGATATATTGACGGATTCCAAACAACAGTTGGCAATAAAAACGGTTGGGGAAACAAAAGTGTAAATGCTATGGTAAAACACTGGCCTGGAGGCGGACCTGAAGAAGGCGGTCGCGACGGTCACTGGGCGATGGGGAAATATGCGGTTTATCCTGGAAATAACTTCCAGAATCACGTGAAACCTTTTACAGAAGGCGCTTTCAAATTAGCTGGAGGAACCAAAGAAGCTTCTGCGGTAATGCCTTACTATACGATCAGCTTTAATCAGGACACGAAAAACGGAGAAAATGTTGGAAATGGATATAGTAAATATTTAATAACTGATTTACTTCGTGGAAAATATAAATACGACGGGGTCGTTTGTACTGATTGGCTAATTACTGCTGATGAACCAAAATCTCCTGGCGGATTTGCCGGAAAACCTTGGGGCGCAGAAAAATTATCCATCGCTGAACGTCATTACAAAGTTTTGGAAGCTGGCGTTGACCAGTTCGGAGGAAATAATGATAAAGGACCCGTTTTGGAAGCCTATCAGATGGGGGTAAAAGAGCATGGAGAAAAAGCATACCGCGCCAAATTTGAGCAGTCTGCTGTTCGTTTGTTAAGAAATTTCTTCAGAACCGGATTGTTTGAAAATCCTTATGTAAATGTTGAAGAAACCAAGAAAATCGTCGGAAATCCTGAATTCATGAAAGCAGGTTACGAAGCTCAGGTAAAATCTATCGTGATGCTGAAAAACAAAGCGAATGTTCTTCCGATTAAAGAAAGAAAAACGGTGTATATTCCAAAGAGATATTCTCCCGCAACATTCAACTGGTGGGGAATTTACACGGCTCCGTCTCTGGAATACCCAGTTGATATTGAGAAAATTAAAAAACATTATAACGTAACAGAAGATCCTGCAAAAGCTGATTTTGCATTGGTTTTTGTAAAAAGTCCGCACAGTGAGGAAGGCGGTTACAGCGATATCGATGCTAAAGAAGGCGGAAATGGGTATTTGCCAATTTCTCTTCAGTACCAGACATACACAGCGACAGAAGCTCGTGACAAAAGTATTGCAGCGGGCGACCCGGTTGTTGCGCCAAATGTACACGACAGAACATTCAAAAATAAAACGTCAACGGTTACCAATTTCACAGATTTGTTGACGATTGAAAATACGTACAAAGCAATGAACGGAAAACCTGTCATTGTTTCTATAACAGCCTCAAAACCGATGATTTTTAACGAATTTGAAGGTCATGCAGATGCAATTTTGATGAATTTCAATGTATCCAATCAGGCGGTGGTAGACATCGTAACCGGAAAATATGAGCCTTCAGGTTTGCTTCCTTTACAAATGCCTGCGAATATGGTAACGGTTGAAAAACAGAAAGAAGACGTGCCTTACGATATGGAAACGCACAAAGATTCCGAAGGTCACAACTACGATTTCGGATACGGAATGAACTGGTCTGGTGTAATCAAAGATGCAAGAACAGAGAAATATAAAAAGTAATTGAAAAGATTCTGAGTCTGTAGTTTACGGGCTCAGAATTTTATTTTTTGAATTAAAACTGATTTTTAACCACAAAAGTTACAAAAGCTTTAAGTCTAAAATAATAATTCTAAAAGTTCACAAAATCGAAAATCAAAGATTGTCAAAACTAATGTATTCTAAGATTTTCAGCTTTTTAAACTTAAAGCGTGTGTCAAAACAAAAACTTTTGTGCCTTTTGACTACGTTGAAATATCATTCATCGCCTGAAAGGAGATAATCTTCGATTTGTGGTTAAGATTTACAGTTGTCAAACTAAAAGAAAAACAATGAAAATTAATTTCAAACCTTATAAAAAAGTTCAGAAGTTAGCTGTTGGTTTCCTGATAATGGGTTCTTTTTTTGGACAGGCTCAAACGGCTTCTCATCCTGAAAGACCGAGAATTATCATCACAGCCGACCCGGAATTGGATGATAGCAATTCGATGATTCGTTTTTTGTTGTACAGTTCAGATTTGGATATTGATGGATTGATTTATGCAAGCAGCGCATTTCACTGGAAAGGCGATGGAAAAGGTACAAAATGGTTTGTTCCGAGCAGAGAATATTCAAGATTTGGAACCGGAATTTGCCCTTGTGAATCATGGCGTTGGGGCGAAGATGAAAAATTCATTCACGATGCGGTAGATGCTTATGCTAAATCGTATTCCAATTTAAAAGTTCACAATCCGAATTATCCTTCTCCTGAAGTTTTACAATCAAAAATAAAATATGGAAATATTGAATTTGATGGTGATATTTCTAAAGATTCAGAAGGTTCAAATTTAATTAAAGCTGCGATTCTCGATAACAAGCCAGGAAAATTATACGTCACAGCCTGGGGCGGATTAAGTACAATTGCAAGAGCTTTAAAATCGATTCAGGAAGAGTTTGAAAATACGACAGATTGGGAGAAAATTCAAACTAAAGTGGCCAGAAAACTAGTCATTTTACCTTCAGGTGACCAAGACGATACGTATGCCTCTTACATCAAACCGAATTGGCCAAAACTGGATTACAGAGAATTTGTAGACGGTCCAAATTATGGCTACACGGCTCCTCTGAAAGCAAGTCCGGAAAATGTAAAATACTTCTCCGCCGATTGGATGAAAAAAAATATCTCCAATAAAGGTGCTTTTGGCGAATTGTACAGAGTTTGGGGCGACGGAAAGCAGATGGTGAAAAATGACATTGTAGATTTCTTCGGATTTTCAGGTGTAACCGCCGAAGAACTGAAAAAGCAAGGTTACAAAGTCTGGATGCCATTACAGCCAAAAGGTTCTTTCTTAAGCGAAGGCGACAATTTTACCTTTATGAATATGCTCGGAAACGGATTGCGTTCTTACGAATCTGGTTCTTACGGAGGTTGGGGCGGAATTGAACCTGCTTCTAAAGCCAATTCCAATATGTTTTTCGATAATGCAGCCGACGGAAATAACAGTGCAGAAGCAATGGCAAATTCGATGGCTTCAAAAGAAAAATCGGATAAAGAATTGGCTTTCCCTAACTTTTTATCACAGGCTATGAATGATTTTGCGGCAAGATTAACTTGGTCTATTACACCTACTTTTTCCAAAGTGAATCACGAACCGGTTGTGAAAATTTCAGGTCCGATAAACATTCGTTCTTCCGCAGGTGAAAAAGTTCCTTTATATGGTTCTGTAATCGACCCAGACGGAAATAAAGTTACTGTAAAATGGTGGCAATTCAAACAAGCCGGAACGTATAATGGCGACATTGAGATTTCAAAATCTGACAGCTTAAATCCTGAAATTTTGGTTCCTAAAACAGCAAAAAGTGGACAAACTATGCATTTGATTTTAGAAGCGACAGACAACGGAACTCCTGCATTGACGAGATATCAGCGTGTTATCATCACAGTCAGATAATTTAAAATGATTCATAATTGATAGTAATGAATGTCTTAAAACAGGACATTTTTCGTCTGGTTTTTTAAGATTAAAAATAATCACAGAAAAAGATTAAGAATGAAAATCAAATACACAATCTATTCATTAATGCTTGGTCCATTAATGTTTGCTCAGGAAAGTCTTGATTTCAGCGGAAAGAAAAATTTAATATCTCCGGAAATCAATGGAAAAAAGATTACATTTCGTTTGCTGGCACCGAATGCGAACAGCGTAAAACTTCAGGGAAACTGGTTTCCGTCACAGGGAATGGAAGCGGGTTCTGCTGATTTGCAGAAAGATAAAGACGGTGTTTGGTCGTTTACCAAAAATGATTTCAACCCAGATTTATATACTTATTCATTCATCGTTGATGGTGTAAAAGCCAACGACCCGAACAATTCTTATCAGGTTCGAGATGTTTCGTCGGTGATGAGTATGTTTTTGGTAGACGGAAAGCAGTCGGAAAATTATAAAGTTCAGAATGTTCCCCACGGAACAGTTTCCAAAAGATGGTATAAGTCAATCGGAATGCAGGAAGACCGAAGGATAACAGTTTACACTCCTCCTGGTTATGAAAATTCCAAAGAGAAATTTCCGGTTTTGTACCTATTGCACGGAATGGGTGGCGACGAAGATGCATGGATGACTTTAGGAAGAGCATCGCAGATTTTGGACAACCTGATTGCTCAGGGAAAGGCAAAACCGATGATTGTCGTAATGCCAAACGGTCACACCAGTAATTCCGCGGCTCCGGGTGAATCTTCGAAAGGTTTTTATAAAATCGATATGAGAACGCCGGATATTTTCTCAGGCGATATGGAAACGTATTTCAAAGAAATTATGGATTTCACAGAGTCCAATTACCGAACAAAAGCCGATGCCAAAAACCGTGCGGTTGCCGGACTTTCAATGGGCGGTTTCCA
The sequence above is a segment of the Chryseobacterium sp. MYb264 genome. Coding sequences within it:
- a CDS encoding glycoside hydrolase family 3 protein, which codes for MKRTVLNVAALFFGITAFSQNIQTVTNSKGPALGYSAESGVKILTVGGNKFKDLNRNGKLDKYEDWRLPVDERAKDLASKMSIEQIAGLMLYSGHQSVPAPADGFRAGKYNGMLYKESGAKASDLTDQQKKFLKDDNLRHVLVTTVESPEVAAQWSNNIQAYIEGLGLGIPANNSTDPRHSATVTAEFNEGAGGQISLWPDGLAMGATFDPELVRKFGNIAAQEYRALGISTALSPQIDLGTEPRWYRIAYVFSESPELTADLGRGYIDGFQTTVGNKNGWGNKSVNAMVKHWPGGGPEEGGRDGHWAMGKYAVYPGNNFQNHVKPFTEGAFKLAGGTKEASAVMPYYTISFNQDTKNGENVGNGYSKYLITDLLRGKYKYDGVVCTDWLITADEPKSPGGFAGKPWGAEKLSIAERHYKVLEAGVDQFGGNNDKGPVLEAYQMGVKEHGEKAYRAKFEQSAVRLLRNFFRTGLFENPYVNVEETKKIVGNPEFMKAGYEAQVKSIVMLKNKANVLPIKERKTVYIPKRYSPATFNWWGIYTAPSLEYPVDIEKIKKHYNVTEDPAKADFALVFVKSPHSEEGGYSDIDAKEGGNGYLPISLQYQTYTATEARDKSIAAGDPVVAPNVHDRTFKNKTSTVTNFTDLLTIENTYKAMNGKPVIVSITASKPMIFNEFEGHADAILMNFNVSNQAVVDIVTGKYEPSGLLPLQMPANMVTVEKQKEDVPYDMETHKDSEGHNYDFGYGMNWSGVIKDARTEKYKK
- a CDS encoding DUF1593 domain-containing protein, which translates into the protein MKINFKPYKKVQKLAVGFLIMGSFFGQAQTASHPERPRIIITADPELDDSNSMIRFLLYSSDLDIDGLIYASSAFHWKGDGKGTKWFVPSREYSRFGTGICPCESWRWGEDEKFIHDAVDAYAKSYSNLKVHNPNYPSPEVLQSKIKYGNIEFDGDISKDSEGSNLIKAAILDNKPGKLYVTAWGGLSTIARALKSIQEEFENTTDWEKIQTKVARKLVILPSGDQDDTYASYIKPNWPKLDYREFVDGPNYGYTAPLKASPENVKYFSADWMKKNISNKGAFGELYRVWGDGKQMVKNDIVDFFGFSGVTAEELKKQGYKVWMPLQPKGSFLSEGDNFTFMNMLGNGLRSYESGSYGGWGGIEPASKANSNMFFDNAADGNNSAEAMANSMASKEKSDKELAFPNFLSQAMNDFAARLTWSITPTFSKVNHEPVVKISGPINIRSSAGEKVPLYGSVIDPDGNKVTVKWWQFKQAGTYNGDIEISKSDSLNPEILVPKTAKSGQTMHLILEATDNGTPALTRYQRVIITVR
- a CDS encoding esterase; translated protein: MKIKYTIYSLMLGPLMFAQESLDFSGKKNLISPEINGKKITFRLLAPNANSVKLQGNWFPSQGMEAGSADLQKDKDGVWSFTKNDFNPDLYTYSFIVDGVKANDPNNSYQVRDVSSVMSMFLVDGKQSENYKVQNVPHGTVSKRWYKSIGMQEDRRITVYTPPGYENSKEKFPVLYLLHGMGGDEDAWMTLGRASQILDNLIAQGKAKPMIVVMPNGHTSNSAAPGESSKGFYKIDMRTPDIFSGDMETYFKEIMDFTESNYRTKADAKNRAVAGLSMGGFHSLYISANQPKTFDYVGLFSPAILPPDEKKSPIYQNLDSKLKTQQTNSYKLYWIAIGKTDFLYKNVTEYRQKLDKMNFKYQYIESEGGHTWSNWRTYLNDFVPQLFK